A genome region from Anastrepha ludens isolate Willacy chromosome 3, idAnaLude1.1, whole genome shotgun sequence includes the following:
- the LOC128858976 gene encoding uncharacterized protein LOC128858976, with product MSQSKINEYVGVKNGFSSLKRKRQCEEYLESTEEFSTDAKTCFTNSAFSSTPKRVVARRRTPLTITNNFIQNPCLEVKSIADIINTPVEKEEISEVQTGKQPQNPYEVVRKPPKKKKRETEIIEACFENPALNLELPEKQFNPYEVCREFPAKQTNAIQSNCFVNAALNLRAQDATISRNLYEIQRCENVQPANAIVGVENPGLEEAAVLPTDLKIALPFKPTLGCRIDFSNLPIEQLTPSKLLANKLVFSPVLVVPKRSMDSASEESSMDIGKELDRYQLELENSINEAKIRKTAGACVESKTTELRLQVDLEQRITFTQRLAEIVEEDEDKINDCSEEEMLKSSTSPAKPVASEKFEIVKFTNNDVAYASDSEEDELDFKEPAPFVRAYQRSTAPRSADSTESIHSTDSGGSMAGTKKSLNVGNIVRKSLRKLMHPIRHGDIPKSSADAKDKHLLENNEEETKDRQQHNSAFKIIRNSLRRKAPTKAVHSTPQASVVKAEISIIDTSERTMKLKAELLPKTESDRKHTLRNSLRRSSREIGQHLMKTVFHKNQEAYKLTK from the exons atgtcTCAGtccaaaataaatgaatatgtaGGCGTCAAAAATGGATTTTCTTCGCTGAAACGCAAACGACAGTGCGAAGAATATTTGGAATCTACGGAGGAGTTTTCTACAGATGCAAAAACTTGTTTCACAAATTCTGCTTTCAGTTCTACTCCCAAGAGAGTCGTTGCACGCAGGCGTACACCCTTAAccataacaaataattttatacaaaatcctTGTCTGGAAGTTAAATCAATAGCAGATATAATAAATACACCAGTTGAAAAAGAGGAAATATCTGAAGTACAAACAGGTAAGCAGCCACAAAATCCTTACGAAGTTGTGCGTAAGCCACCgaaaaagaagaaacgagaaacGGAAATAATCGAGGCATGCTTTGAAAATCCAGCACTGAATTTGGAGCTACCAGAGAAACAATTTAACCCATATGAG GTTTGCCGTGAGTTTCCCGCAAAGCAAACGAATGCGATTCAGTCAAATTGTTTTGTAAACGCGGCTTTGAATTTACGTGCACAAGATGCAACCATTAGTCGAAATCTATATGAGATTCAACGTTGTGAAAACGTTCAGCCAGCTAACGCAATTGTTGGTGTTGAAAATCCCGGTTTAGAAGAAGCAGCTGTTTTGCCCACTGACTTAAAGATAGCGTTACCCTTTAAACCCACCCTGGGTTGTCGCatagatttttcaaatttacctaTAGAGCAACTAACACCTAGCAAACTACTGGCAAATAAACTTGTGTTTTCTCCTGTCTTAGTAGTGCCAAAACGTTCAATGGATTCCGCAAGTGAGGAGAGTAGCATGGATATTGGGAAGGAATTAGATCGCTACCAGTTAGAGTTGGAGAACAGTATCAATGAAGCAAAAATACGTAAAACTGCTGGAGCATGTGTGGAGTCGAAAACGACCGAATTAAGACTGCAGGTAGACTTGGAACAAAGAATTACCTTCACGCAAAGGTTGGCCGAAATAGTCGAAGAAGacgaagataaaataaatgattgCTCCGAAgaagaaatgttaaaaagtaGTACTTCACCAGCAAAACCTGTTGCaagtgaaaaatttgaaattgtgaAATTCACAAATAATGACGTTGCTTACGCTTCCGATTCGGAGGAAGACGAATTGGATTTCAAAGAGCCAGCACCATTTGTGCGCGCTTACCAACGCTCTACCGCACCACGTTCCGCCGACAGCACAGAGTCGATACACTCCACCGACTCAGGTGGTTCAATGGCAGgcacaaaaaaatcattaaacgtAGGTAACATAGTACGTAAATCGCTACGTAAACTGATGCATCCAATCAGGCACGGGGATATACCAAAGAGTTCAGCTGATGCAAAAGATAAACATTTGTTGGAAAATAATGAAGAGGAAACCAAAGATAGACAACAACACAATAGTGCATTCAAAATAATACGCAATAGCTTACGACGTAAAGCGCCGACCAAAGCAGTACACTCTACTCCGCAAGCATCTGTGGTTAAAGCCGAGATCTCGATAATTGATACCAGTGAACGTACAATGAAACTCAAGGCGGAATTATTGCCGAAAACAGAAAGTGATCGAAAGCACACATTGCGGAACAGTCTAAGACGATCGTCGCGTGAAATCGGTCAGCATTTGATGAAGACAgtgtttcacaaaaatcaagaaGCCTATAAATTGACTAAATAA
- the LOC128858979 gene encoding 39S ribosomal protein L30, mitochondrial — translation MNLQRILQPTNIIKQVLRTYGKHNKKYLYKDGKKYAKVIYYPMTPDHEDPPVEPAKLFRVQRIKPVKGNPFWEKRILKDLGLDGKQSNFTVVKNIPDVNAMLWKIKHLIKVTPVTFPYGEPTANDLKHTILKENGECIVTKEIGPVVQRLEAAEAFETDPNRLDTDLLKRDARMKWLNPW, via the exons atgaatctaCAAAGGATTTTACAGCCGACAAACATAATAAAACAAGTGTTGCGTACCTATGGCaagcacaataaaaaatatttatacaaagatGGAAAGAAATATGCCAAAGTCATATACTACCCAAt GACGCCTGATCATGAAGATCCACCGGTGGAACCAGCTAAATTATTTCGGGTACAACGTATTAAACCTGTTAAAGGGAACCCTTTTTGGGAGAAGCGTATTCTGAAAGATCTCGGACTTGATGGCAAGCAAAGCAACTTCACAGTAGTAAAGAACATACCAGATGTGAATGCAATGCTGTGGAAAATAAAGCATTTGATCAAAGTGACGCCCGTTACTTTCCCGTATGGTGAACCAACAGCGAATGACCTCAAACACACAATACTTAAGGAGAATGGTGAATGTATAGTAACAAAAGAAATTGGCCCTGTCGTACAGCGTTTGGAAGCTGCTGAAGCATTCGAAACCGATCCAAACCGTCTAGACACTGATTTATTAAAACGTGATGCACGTATGAAATGGCTTAATCCATGGTAA
- the LOC128858978 gene encoding torsin-like protein yields the protein MTLLRNLCCGLYLLTFSLHWAEGLLDPVSLSVAAGLGLSAWYGSFLKDQTFCRLTECCNERSIPADIEKLRRKLGSKLFGQHIVMQQLLSALKAHLSPNSSSRKPLVISFHGTPGTGKNYVADMVAEALYEKGVKSRFVHKYMGRLEFSLDKDVQKYNNRIFHDVISGINDCPISLFIFDEVDKMPQGVFESLTSLVDYNGLPNKMDGSKAIFIFISNTAGVQISDQLAKMLKSGFMREDVKLSAFEQILEKASYNLEGGLKKAGLIEQHVIDHYIPFLPLEKHHVHKCIEAEFDKWDRKPQQKVILSMLQDVITYEREHGLFATSGCKTIEKKVATEVWIN from the exons atgactttgCTGCGAAATTTGTGCTGCGGATTATATCTTTTGACTTTCAGTTTACATTGGGCTGAAGGCCTACTTGATCCCGTCTCTCTGTCAGTTGCAGCCGGTTTGGGTCTTAGCGCTTGGTACGGTAGCTTTCTCAAGGATCAGACTTTTTGCCGGTTGACAGAATGCTGCAATGAACGCAGTATTCCGGCAGATATTGAAA AATTAAGAAGAAAGCTGGGGTCGAAGTTATTTGGACAACACATCGTAATGCAGCAATTGCTATCAGCGCTGAAAGCGCATTTAAGTCCTAATAGTTCATCACGCAAACCACTGGTGATAAGTTTTCATGGAACGCCAGGCACAGGAAAAAACTACGTGGCTGACATGGTCGCGGAGGCATTGTATGAAAAAGGTGTTAAAAGTAGATTTGTGCATAAGTATATGGGGAGGTTAGAGTTTTCGCTCGACAAAGACGTGCAAAAGTATAAT AATCGAATTTTTCATGACGTTATCTCTGGCATCAACGATTGTCCAATATCGTTATTTATATTTGATGAAGTGGACAAAATGCCACAAGGAGTGTTTGAATCGTTGACGTCACTAGTTGATTATAATGGACTACCAAACAAAATGGATGGCTCAAAAGCgatattcattttcatttctaatACGGCAGGAGTGCAAATATCTGATCAATTggccaaaatgttaaaaagtggGTTTATGCGAGAAGACGTTAAACTAAGTGCCTTTGAACAGATACTAGAAAAAGCATCGTACAATTTAGAAGGCGGATTAAAGAAAGCCGGTTTGATTGAGCAACATGTAATCGATCACTATATACCCTTCCTTCCGCTCGAGAAACATCACGTCCACAAATGTATAGAGGCAGAGTTTGATAAATGGGACCGTAAACCACAGCAAAAAGTGATATT GTCTATGCTTCAAGATGTTATTACGTATGAGCGCGAACATGGGCTCTTTGCCACATCGGGCTGCAAAACGATAGAGAAGAAGGTAGCGACAGAGGTTTGGATTAATTGA
- the LOC128858974 gene encoding centromere/kinetochore protein zw10-like, giving the protein MEFQLNTDVQFDDDVVKILKHGNCGDPEVTKSNITKILAQIKKFQDRIRKHIEDNYVEFMSNQTTNDAYINEGEQLVREAEHLLQTIGSEANAELRQANSDLTLCIDEFREMSLGLRVCYRILKVDDLFQCVEEANSNKEYLAALDHLGKLKGLISCDGGSDVDRVFQKCDCYDSIKVKYHIQENILRQNLQQRFELLVQFTEKNFSHSKCVTLQVSKDVSQLQDTVMALFQARFNPVKMCDFLLENCFEPIILKPVSLDYREENPDYVQLTLSYSLKDITKSLSPSYKKVIENIKLLLNCLANINVSVSNDQQVFSIIGDHIKQRFLNVLVEDCLMQAIPKNMSEYDESTLIEDVLQLEHFLDNVSLINAETDRALKDFTEKFETFFREQFSNKLLESALDIMHKDLQDMTLIPENSAEDGAKNTSLFPCCMVSKSTLELIKLMERILRQSLDTNDEILLNVISVILNSYVDEVPKIHEKLLESIPQQSALFYNNCQFLAHWTATNSEKGISTYPILVKTLHTTGRKYLNVQINYQQKIIMGLLKEFDFSDAHTVGTAPLKLLRQCLRQLDLLKNVWQNVLPDATYNKTFCHMLDDFCNEIIRRILALEDISATVANELSELIIIILEKVPTLFKLKHEVIHIKSWMKLEQLKMILNASLQEITEQWCEGSGILTANYKIEEVKHLIRALFQNTDRRAKALSKII; this is encoded by the exons atGGAGTTTCAGCTGAATACCGACGTACAATTTGACGATGATGTCGTAAAGATCCTAAAACACGGCAATTGCGGAGATCCCGAAGTCACCAAAAGTAATATTACTAAGATTTTGGCACAAATAAAGAAGTTCCAGGATCGTATACGCAAGCATATCGAAGACAATTATGTTGAATTCATGTCAAATCAAACAACGAACGACGCGTATATCAACGAAGGCGAGCAATTGGTGCGTGAAGCTGAACACTTGTTGCAGACGATTGGCAGTGAGGCAAACGCCGAACTACGTCAAGCCAACTCTGATCTGACTTTGTGCATAGATGAATTTCGGGAAATGTCCTTGGGTTTACGCGTTTGCTACCGGATACTCAAAGTGGACGAcctttttcaatgtgttgaagAGGCGAACTCAAACAAGGAGTATTTAGCAGCGCTTGATCATTTGGGTAAATTAAAAGGTTTGATTTCCTGTGACGGTGGAAGTGACGTGGATCGCGTATTTCAAAAATGCGATTGCTACGattcaataaaagtaaaatatcacATTCAAGAAAATATATTGCGACAAAATCTACAACAACGTTTCGAGTTGCTTGTACAATTCACCGAGAAAAACTTCTCACATTCAAAATGTGTGACGCTGCAGGTATCAAAAGATGTTAGTCAGTTGCAAGACACTGTGATGGCATTGTTTCAA GCGCGTTTTAATCCCGTTAAAATGTGTGATTTTCTTCTAGAAAATTGTTTTGAGCCGATTATTTTGAAGCCGGTTTCCCTGGATTACAGAGAGGAGAATCCTGATTATGTGCAACTAACACTTTCATATTCGTTGAAGGACATAACCAAAAGTTTAAGCCCCTCCTATAAGAAAGTCATCGAAAATATTAAGCTCTTACTGAATTGCCTGGCCAACATCAATGTTTCAGTATCTAATGATCAACAAGTATTCTCCATTATAGGTGACCACATCAAGCAACGATTTTTAAACGTACTCGTAGAGGATTGTCTAATGCAAGCGATACCAAAAAACATGAGTGAATACGACGAATCGACGCTCATAGAAGACGTCTTGCAATTAGAACACTTTCTAGACAATGTCTCCCTTATTAATGCCGAAACTGATAGAGCCTTAAAGGATTTCACCGAaaagtttgaaacatttttcCGTGAACAATTCAGCAATAAGCTTTTGGAAAGTGCGCTAGATAtaatgcataaagacttgcaagATATGACATTGATTCCGGAGAATTCTGCTGAGGACGGTGCAAAAAACACATCGCTTTTTCCCTGCTGTATGGTGTCAAAGAGTACACTG GAACTCATTAAACTGATGGAACGCATATTACGCCAATCGCTCGATACAAACGATgaaattctactaaatgtcatcAGTGTCATACTTAATTCATATGTGGACGAAGTGCCGAAGATACATGAAAAGCTGCTAGAGAGCATACCCCAACAGTCAGctctattttataataattgtcAGTTTCTAGCTCATTGGACAGCAACGAACTCGGAAAAAGGCATATCCACATATCCAATACTGGTGAAGACCTTGCATACGACCggcagaaaatatttgaatgtgcAAATCAACTATCAGCAGAAAATTATCATGGGTTTACTGAAAGAGTTCG atttttcTGATGCGCACACAGTTGGAACGGCACCGTTAAAACTATTGCGCCAGTGTTTGCGTCAattagatttgttgaaaaatgtttggCAGAACGTTCTACCCGACGCCACGTACAATAAGACGTTTTGCCATATGTTAGatgatttttgtaatgaaaTCATACGGCGAATACTCGCATTGGAAGACATTTCTGCCACAGTGGCGAATGAGTTGAGCGAATTGATAATTATCATATTAGAAAAGGTGCCAACATTATTCAAG CTCAAACATGAAGTGATACACATTAAATCTTGGATGAAACTTGAGCAATTAAAAATGATACTCAATGCATCATTGCAAGAAATCACCGAACAGTGGTGTGAAGGTTCCGGTATTCTAACAGCCAACTATAAAATCGAGGAAGTTAAGCATCTTATCCGCGCACTTTTCCAAAACACCGATCGGCGAGCAAAGGcattaagtaaaattatttaa